Proteins found in one Erythrobacter sp. KY5 genomic segment:
- a CDS encoding cold-shock protein — protein MSSKTGSVKFFNADKGYGFIQPDDGSADSFVHISAVQAAGMQTLDKEQRLNYEVETGRNGKESAVNLSAAD, from the coding sequence ATGTCCAGCAAAACTGGCTCCGTGAAATTCTTCAACGCCGACAAGGGTTATGGCTTCATCCAGCCCGACGATGGCTCGGCTGACAGCTTCGTACACATCAGCGCCGTGCAGGCCGCAGGCATGCAGACGCTCGATAAGGAGCAGCGCCTCAACTACGAAGTCGAAACCGGCCGTAACGGCAAGGAAAGCGCCGTAAACCTCTCGGCCGCAGACTGA
- a CDS encoding COG3650 family protein has translation MMSKPFQIALLAAPLALAACTETPGEITRDTEPFSAIAPEEVVTAQGNEPFWSVKVEPTGDGAFTATFATPEDIEGQSFAVSRFAGNNGIGMSGELGGAQASLALTPGECNDTMSDRTYPYTATFALGEETYLGCAYTSAQPYTDIETP, from the coding sequence ATGATGAGCAAACCATTCCAGATCGCCCTTCTTGCCGCTCCGCTTGCGCTTGCCGCGTGCACCGAGACGCCTGGAGAGATCACCCGCGACACCGAACCGTTTTCCGCGATTGCTCCTGAAGAGGTTGTCACAGCTCAGGGGAACGAGCCATTCTGGAGTGTAAAGGTCGAGCCGACCGGCGACGGCGCGTTCACCGCGACCTTTGCAACGCCTGAAGATATCGAGGGGCAATCCTTCGCCGTCTCGCGCTTTGCAGGCAATAACGGTATCGGGATGAGCGGTGAACTGGGCGGCGCTCAGGCAAGCCTCGCGCTCACCCCGGGGGAGTGCAACGACACGATGAGCGACCGCACCTACCCCTATACGGCGACCTTCGCCCTCGGTGAGGAAACCTATCTCGGCTGCGCCTACACCAGCGCTCAACCCTACACCGACATAGAGACACCCTGA
- a CDS encoding FAD-binding domain-containing protein, giving the protein MTFTPDRKAGLGRLADFAPRSGTAYASNRNYDDGVSENGMLSNVSQLSPWLHAGLLSEREVIVAALDEHGPGKAEKFIAEVFWRVYFKGYLEQRPAVWDAYKQGRDGALIAVQNNSGRAKGYEEATQGRTGIEAFDMWSHELVQTGYLHNHARMWFASIWIFTLKLDWQLGADFFLRHLMDGDAASNTLSWRWVAGLHTKGKNYAARASNIKRYTERRDGGPLSAEGLNEDPQPLSEETEHQREPLDLPAAPSADAFDAPFALLLHDEAASHVPLTLPRPPAAIIGAARPEARSTGEVGEHAARFATGAVESGATEAAKAFDCPALTWEPGEDPAKLLGEAGVERLAVPYLPTGWTRDALMPEIAPLAEAGNTITLLSDLDRLTWPHARAGFFRVRKEIPDILGELGLEPAD; this is encoded by the coding sequence ATGACCTTCACACCCGACCGCAAGGCCGGTCTCGGCCGCCTTGCCGATTTCGCACCTCGCTCTGGAACCGCCTATGCCAGCAACCGCAATTACGATGATGGCGTCTCAGAAAATGGGATGCTTTCCAACGTCTCGCAATTGTCGCCTTGGCTTCACGCGGGGTTGTTGAGCGAGCGCGAGGTTATCGTCGCCGCACTTGACGAACATGGCCCCGGCAAAGCGGAGAAGTTCATCGCCGAAGTGTTCTGGCGGGTCTACTTCAAGGGCTATCTCGAACAGCGCCCAGCCGTGTGGGACGCCTACAAACAGGGCCGCGACGGCGCTCTGATCGCAGTCCAGAACAATTCGGGCCGTGCCAAGGGATACGAGGAGGCGACCCAAGGCCGCACCGGAATCGAGGCATTCGACATGTGGTCGCACGAGTTGGTGCAGACCGGTTACCTCCACAACCATGCGCGCATGTGGTTTGCGAGCATCTGGATCTTCACATTGAAGCTTGACTGGCAGCTGGGCGCAGACTTTTTCCTGCGACACCTGATGGATGGCGATGCAGCCTCGAACACGCTGTCGTGGCGCTGGGTCGCGGGGCTTCATACCAAGGGCAAGAATTACGCCGCGCGCGCCTCCAACATCAAACGCTACACCGAGCGCCGCGATGGAGGGCCGCTATCTGCGGAAGGATTAAACGAAGACCCGCAGCCGCTGAGCGAGGAGACCGAGCACCAGCGCGAGCCGCTCGACCTGCCAGCAGCGCCTTCAGCAGACGCGTTCGATGCGCCCTTCGCGCTGCTCTTGCATGATGAGGCGGCCAGCCACGTGCCGCTCACCCTCCCCCGTCCGCCTGCGGCCATAATCGGTGCGGCACGGCCAGAGGCGCGCTCGACCGGCGAAGTGGGTGAACACGCGGCGCGTTTTGCAACCGGAGCGGTCGAGAGCGGCGCGACGGAGGCCGCCAAGGCTTTTGATTGCCCCGCCCTGACCTGGGAGCCGGGTGAGGATCCTGCAAAACTGCTCGGCGAAGCAGGCGTGGAACGGCTTGCCGTGCCCTACCTCCCCACCGGATGGACCAGAGATGCACTGATGCCGGAGATCGCGCCTCTCGCCGAGGCAGGCAACACCATAACCCTGCTCTCCGACCTCGACCGCCTCACCTGGCCACATGCGCGCGCCGGGTTCTTTCGGGTGAGGAAGGAAATCCCCGACATTCTCGGCGAATTGGGGCTGGAACCGGCTGACTAG
- a CDS encoding HWE histidine kinase domain-containing protein, translating to MTNSSSSQDKAADGSGQDPGASPHYALDMERELSHRVKNMFAVINAIVSITGRVKNIPQEAAEINARIQALGRAYETTFEGSHTGAFDIGEAIEAVLRPYAQSAERLSLEGDTIRAPSATISLVGMVLHEFAINARKHGAWRGNGSVSVKLVAGCSEGLTCDVSAGDAQAITLIWTERGGPATDADTVAAGGGTEIVDRLLATARGTIERNWTEEGLEAKICIPVARVG from the coding sequence GTGACAAATTCGAGTTCATCGCAAGACAAGGCAGCCGACGGTAGCGGGCAGGACCCCGGCGCCAGCCCGCACTATGCGCTGGACATGGAGCGCGAGCTTTCGCACCGCGTCAAGAACATGTTCGCGGTCATCAATGCGATCGTCAGCATCACCGGGCGCGTAAAGAACATCCCGCAGGAAGCCGCGGAAATAAACGCGCGCATCCAGGCATTGGGCCGGGCCTACGAAACGACTTTCGAAGGATCGCACACCGGCGCTTTTGACATTGGCGAAGCGATAGAGGCGGTCCTTCGCCCCTATGCGCAGTCTGCCGAGCGGCTGAGCCTTGAAGGCGACACCATTCGCGCGCCGAGCGCGACTATCTCGCTGGTTGGGATGGTGCTTCACGAATTTGCGATCAATGCCAGAAAACACGGCGCATGGCGCGGCAATGGGTCGGTTTCGGTCAAGCTCGTGGCCGGATGCAGCGAAGGTCTGACATGCGATGTGAGCGCCGGCGATGCGCAGGCCATCACGCTGATCTGGACCGAAAGGGGCGGCCCTGCGACCGATGCTGACACGGTCGCCGCTGGTGGCGGAACCGAGATCGTTGACCGTCTCCTTGCGACCGCGCGGGGAACGATCGAACGCAACTGGACTGAAGAGGGACTGGAGGCAAAAATCTGCATTCCAGTTGCGCGCGTCGGTTGA
- a CDS encoding patatin-like phospholipase family protein: MAGGLGLALSGGGAKGAYQVGVLDELIRVRGVDFETVVGTSTGAIQAAGVAQDTIPELVDFWTNLKGPDDIYKSRGGPIWAVISGKNSVYSTGPLLKLLRGAFKDNDIRATGKNLRLAVVNITTGELITVAENANNIADWVYASSAQPPFFPPFETQDAGGKLEQWVDGGVKDITPYDAAIRLRPRAILVVRAEAPLPMTHNEYNSIIDIGLRSVELLTREVADSDLGNIELINDLLRAEMEQRSVLAGLNLTPEQIEQAMAPIKARIDRYFLIPTMVLQPPTDLYETLDFIPELIAQNIERGRNEVRARWSEIAAFLGVPE; this comes from the coding sequence ATGGCTGGTGGACTGGGACTGGCGCTCAGCGGTGGGGGCGCAAAGGGCGCGTATCAGGTGGGTGTGCTGGATGAATTGATCCGGGTGAGAGGCGTCGATTTCGAAACGGTGGTCGGCACATCGACCGGAGCGATCCAGGCGGCAGGCGTGGCGCAGGACACGATCCCCGAACTGGTCGATTTCTGGACCAACCTCAAAGGCCCCGATGACATTTATAAAAGCCGGGGCGGTCCGATCTGGGCGGTGATCAGCGGCAAGAACTCGGTCTACAGCACCGGCCCCCTGCTCAAGCTGCTGCGCGGTGCGTTCAAGGATAATGACATCCGCGCAACCGGCAAGAACCTGCGCCTCGCGGTCGTCAACATCACCACGGGCGAACTCATAACCGTGGCCGAAAATGCCAACAATATCGCCGACTGGGTCTATGCAAGCTCGGCCCAGCCGCCCTTCTTCCCTCCGTTCGAAACGCAGGATGCGGGCGGCAAGCTGGAACAATGGGTCGATGGCGGGGTGAAGGACATCACGCCTTACGACGCCGCCATCCGGTTGCGCCCGCGCGCAATCCTGGTGGTGCGCGCCGAAGCGCCGCTGCCCATGACGCATAACGAATATAACAGCATTATCGACATCGGCCTGCGATCGGTCGAATTGCTGACGCGCGAGGTGGCCGACAGCGACCTTGGCAATATCGAACTTATCAACGACCTGCTGCGCGCCGAGATGGAGCAGCGCAGCGTGCTCGCGGGGCTGAACCTGACCCCCGAGCAAATCGAACAGGCGATGGCTCCGATCAAGGCTCGGATCGACCGGTATTTCCTGATCCCGACCATGGTACTCCAGCCGCCGACCGACCTTTACGAAACGCTCGATTTCATACCTGAGCTGATCGCACAGAATATCGAGCGTGGCCGCAACGAAGTGCGCGCACGGTGGAGCGAGATTGCAGCGTTTCTGGGAGTGCCCGAATAG
- a CDS encoding CPBP family intramembrane glutamic endopeptidase codes for MNTLASSPPRSWCIAAIAVVVAMLANAYNADALRYLAVDEWFTDFPYGWPLLLNLLDLAAVALAFWLIAGVAWRRQWDIVGLMRPVLAPALFAAILFVPAIAVFLFAGSLNPDLDADELAFGGVIFPIMEEIIFRGLAIGVLMQHFRWHFIPAALLPSLFFGGFHMWQGEGDITQALTIAGITAFGGLWFGWIYWKWDFNLWPAIFLHAGLNSAWAIFALGENALGGQLGNAVRLAVIAGSIVLTIWGRDRLRRLVREPGSA; via the coding sequence GTGAACACACTGGCTTCCTCACCTCCGCGCTCATGGTGCATCGCCGCGATCGCTGTCGTTGTCGCGATGCTCGCCAATGCGTATAATGCCGATGCGCTGCGATATCTGGCGGTGGACGAGTGGTTCACCGACTTTCCGTATGGCTGGCCACTGCTTTTGAACCTTCTCGATCTCGCGGCGGTCGCGCTGGCGTTCTGGCTGATCGCAGGGGTCGCGTGGAGGCGCCAATGGGACATCGTGGGGCTGATGCGGCCCGTGCTTGCGCCCGCCCTTTTCGCTGCGATCCTGTTCGTGCCTGCGATAGCGGTGTTCCTCTTCGCGGGCAGCCTCAATCCCGACCTTGATGCCGATGAGCTTGCCTTTGGCGGGGTGATCTTTCCGATCATGGAAGAGATCATATTTCGCGGCCTCGCCATCGGAGTGCTGATGCAGCATTTCCGTTGGCACTTCATACCCGCCGCGCTTCTGCCCTCGCTGTTCTTCGGCGGTTTCCACATGTGGCAGGGCGAGGGCGACATCACCCAGGCGCTGACCATTGCGGGGATAACCGCATTCGGGGGGCTGTGGTTTGGTTGGATCTACTGGAAGTGGGATTTCAACCTGTGGCCCGCCATCTTCCTCCATGCAGGGCTCAACAGCGCGTGGGCGATCTTCGCACTCGGCGAAAACGCGCTTGGAGGGCAGCTTGGCAATGCTGTGCGGCTGGCGGTGATCGCGGGCTCGATCGTCCTTACGATCTGGGGCAGGGACCGGTTGCGGCGACTGGTGCGCGAGCCCGGCTCTGCCTGA
- a CDS encoding thiamine biosynthesis protein ThiC, whose translation MHTAFHRNATIVASLLLIAAVTQAIYTALHAAEMDVPRQFLWGTEGVLFTILAAFAGAAMVQVKEFHVGWAAIAASAVLNVVQVGVGLTLFGPFFEVAGELPQMAPVASAIVAYSFMVYNAAKVLIALAAVVFGLGQMSAGSKAVGGLTAIVGAVALVSNALSAAMGRDFAGGLPIAGGSGVAATVLLAVCLFAQARADAAK comes from the coding sequence ATGCACACCGCTTTCCATCGCAACGCGACGATCGTTGCCTCCTTGCTGCTTATCGCGGCTGTTACGCAGGCCATCTACACCGCGCTCCACGCCGCCGAAATGGACGTACCGCGACAATTCTTATGGGGCACAGAGGGCGTTCTGTTCACGATCCTTGCCGCCTTTGCGGGCGCGGCGATGGTTCAGGTGAAGGAGTTTCATGTAGGCTGGGCGGCGATTGCTGCTTCGGCTGTTCTCAACGTCGTACAGGTCGGCGTGGGCCTTACCTTGTTCGGCCCCTTCTTCGAAGTCGCTGGTGAACTCCCCCAGATGGCCCCTGTCGCCTCTGCGATCGTCGCGTATTCCTTCATGGTTTATAACGCCGCCAAGGTGTTGATTGCGCTTGCCGCCGTGGTCTTTGGCCTTGGTCAGATGAGCGCGGGATCGAAGGCAGTGGGCGGCCTCACCGCCATCGTCGGCGCGGTTGCATTGGTCAGCAACGCGCTGTCCGCCGCCATGGGCCGCGACTTTGCCGGCGGACTTCCGATTGCCGGCGGATCGGGCGTTGCGGCAACGGTGCTGCTGGCGGTCTGCCTGTTCGCGCAGGCCCGCGCCGACGCCGCGAAATAG
- a CDS encoding RidA family protein produces the protein MHRSATRFAATILASAACTGPALADAHVEAGSEQASADKRTIMPEDPGARGFMEQFGFSEAVIHGDTVYLSGVILGPAQEGETQEEAFDRTFQYIGSILERAGSSWDDVLDITTYHVDIDASMPALAAVKNRYVKAPFPAWTAIDVDRLYTPDGVVEIKITARVGE, from the coding sequence ATGCACAGATCAGCCACCCGTTTCGCCGCCACTATCCTCGCAAGCGCCGCTTGCACCGGCCCCGCGCTCGCCGATGCGCATGTCGAGGCTGGCAGCGAGCAGGCCAGCGCGGACAAGCGCACCATCATGCCCGAAGACCCGGGCGCGCGCGGCTTCATGGAACAATTCGGCTTTTCCGAAGCGGTGATCCACGGCGACACCGTCTACCTTTCCGGCGTGATCCTCGGCCCTGCGCAAGAGGGCGAGACGCAGGAAGAGGCGTTCGACCGCACGTTCCAATATATCGGCAGCATCCTGGAGCGCGCCGGGTCGAGCTGGGACGACGTGCTCGACATCACCACCTACCATGTAGACATAGACGCCTCGATGCCCGCGCTCGCCGCGGTGAAGAACCGCTATGTTAAAGCGCCGTTTCCTGCGTGGACCGCGATTGATGTGGACCGGCTGTACACGCCCGACGGGGTGGTGGAGATCAAGATTACGGCTCGGGTTGGTGAATGA
- the thiC gene encoding phosphomethylpyrimidine synthase ThiC produces the protein MADINSPVEIGVTTGPIRGSRKIHVGARTGSGVQVAMREIDLEGGEPPVRVYDTSGPYTDPNANIDINAGLRALRRDWIMSRGDVEDYAAREVKPEDNGQLGPDRSGGVPQFPNTVKRPLRAKAGMNVSQMHYARKGIITPEMEYVAERENLGREIAADFVRDGEDWGAEIPDVITPEFVRSEVARGRAIIPNNINHPETEPMAIGRNFLVKINANIGNSAVASDVAQEVDKMVWATRWGADTIMDLSTGRNIHDTREWIIRNSAVPVGTVPIYQALEKVGGVAEELTWEIFRDTLIEQAEQGVDYFTIHAGVRLPYVPLAAKRVTGIVSRGGSIMAKWCLAHHKESFLYEHFDDITEIMKAYDIAYSLGDGLRPGSIADANDEAQFAELYTLGELTKKAWAQDVQVMIEGPGHVPMHKIKENMEKQLEACGEAPFYTLGPLVTDIAPGYDHITSGIGAAQIGWYGTAMLCYVTPKEHLGLPDRDDVKVGVVTYKLAAHAADLAKGHPAAKVRDDALSKARFEFRWRDQFNLSLDPDTAEQYHDQTLPAEGAKTAHFCSMCGPKFCSMKISQEVREFAAKQNSDPDSFLASEQLKGGNTPEERAENEAGMEEMAKLYDAKGRELYLPEG, from the coding sequence ATGGCCGACATCAATTCCCCCGTAGAGATTGGCGTAACCACCGGGCCCATCCGTGGCAGCCGCAAGATCCATGTCGGCGCACGCACGGGCAGCGGCGTCCAGGTCGCCATGCGCGAGATCGACCTTGAAGGCGGCGAGCCTCCGGTGCGCGTTTACGACACGTCCGGCCCCTACACCGATCCCAATGCCAATATCGACATCAATGCGGGCCTTCGCGCGCTGCGCCGCGACTGGATCATGTCTCGCGGGGACGTCGAGGATTACGCTGCGCGCGAAGTGAAGCCTGAAGATAACGGCCAGCTTGGCCCGGATCGCTCGGGCGGCGTTCCGCAATTCCCCAACACGGTAAAGCGCCCCCTTCGCGCCAAGGCGGGCATGAATGTCAGCCAGATGCACTATGCCCGCAAAGGCATCATCACGCCTGAGATGGAATATGTCGCAGAGCGCGAGAACCTGGGCCGCGAAATCGCCGCCGACTTCGTGCGCGATGGCGAGGATTGGGGCGCGGAGATCCCCGACGTGATCACTCCGGAATTCGTGCGCAGCGAAGTCGCCCGTGGCCGCGCGATCATTCCCAACAACATCAACCACCCCGAAACCGAACCGATGGCCATCGGGCGCAATTTCCTCGTCAAGATCAACGCCAATATCGGCAATTCCGCCGTCGCTTCGGACGTCGCGCAGGAAGTCGACAAGATGGTCTGGGCGACGCGCTGGGGCGCGGACACGATCATGGACCTTTCGACAGGCCGCAATATCCATGACACGCGCGAATGGATCATCCGCAATTCCGCCGTGCCGGTCGGAACCGTGCCGATCTATCAGGCGCTAGAAAAAGTCGGCGGCGTTGCCGAGGAGCTCACATGGGAGATTTTCCGCGACACGCTAATCGAGCAGGCCGAACAGGGGGTCGACTATTTCACCATCCATGCCGGCGTCCGCCTGCCTTACGTGCCGCTCGCCGCCAAGCGCGTCACCGGCATCGTCAGCCGCGGCGGCTCGATCATGGCGAAATGGTGCCTAGCGCATCACAAGGAGAGCTTCCTCTACGAGCACTTCGACGACATCACCGAGATCATGAAGGCCTACGACATCGCCTATTCGCTGGGCGATGGCCTTCGCCCCGGCTCGATCGCCGACGCCAATGACGAAGCGCAATTTGCCGAGCTCTACACTCTGGGCGAGCTCACCAAGAAGGCGTGGGCGCAGGACGTGCAGGTCATGATCGAAGGGCCGGGCCATGTCCCGATGCACAAGATCAAGGAGAACATGGAAAAGCAGCTGGAAGCGTGCGGCGAAGCGCCGTTCTACACGCTCGGGCCGCTCGTCACCGACATTGCGCCGGGCTACGACCACATCACCAGCGGCATCGGGGCTGCACAGATCGGTTGGTACGGCACCGCGATGCTCTGCTACGTCACGCCCAAGGAGCACCTGGGCCTGCCCGACCGCGACGATGTGAAAGTCGGCGTTGTGACGTATAAACTCGCCGCCCACGCCGCCGATCTTGCCAAGGGCCACCCGGCAGCAAAAGTGCGCGACGACGCGCTGTCAAAAGCCCGCTTCGAATTCCGCTGGCGCGACCAGTTCAACCTCAGCCTCGACCCCGACACGGCGGAGCAATATCACGACCAGACGCTCCCGGCGGAAGGTGCGAAGACCGCGCATTTCTGCTCGATGTGCGGACCTAAGTTCTGCTCGATGAAGATTTCGCAAGAGGTGCGCGAGTTTGCGGCGAAGCAGAATTCGGACCCCGACAGCTTCCTCGCCAGCGAGCAACTGAAGGGCGGAAACACCCCCGAAGAGCGCGCCGAGAACGAGGCCGGGATGGAAGAGATGGCGAAGCTCTACGACGCAAAGGGGCGGGAGCTTTATCTGCCGGAGGGCTAA
- a CDS encoding fasciclin domain-containing protein has translation MKFIKLSLVAGTALALAACASETETDDSMMADETAMAEEATAPGTIVEVAQGDEDTFSTLVAAVTAAGLGDALSGEGPLTVFAPTNDAFGALPEGTVENLTTNDTETLGAILQYHVVEGRVDAATLIGMIEAAGEEGHPVPTLGGGELTATLVDGGVVLTDATGATVNVTATDVEASNGLIHVIDGVLMPQ, from the coding sequence ATGAAATTCATCAAGCTTAGCCTCGTTGCAGGCACCGCGCTTGCTCTTGCTGCCTGTGCTTCGGAAACCGAAACCGACGATTCCATGATGGCCGACGAAACCGCCATGGCCGAAGAAGCCACGGCACCCGGCACCATCGTAGAAGTCGCTCAGGGCGACGAAGACACCTTCTCGACCCTCGTCGCTGCCGTGACGGCGGCCGGTCTTGGCGATGCGCTTTCGGGCGAAGGCCCGCTGACCGTATTCGCACCGACCAACGACGCGTTCGGCGCACTGCCTGAAGGTACGGTCGAAAACCTCACCACCAACGACACCGAAACGCTCGGCGCCATTCTGCAGTACCACGTGGTCGAAGGCCGCGTTGATGCCGCAACGCTGATCGGCATGATCGAAGCAGCTGGCGAAGAAGGCCACCCGGTCCCGACGCTTGGCGGCGGCGAACTGACTGCAACGCTTGTTGATGGCGGCGTTGTGCTCACCGATGCCACCGGCGCGACCGTGAACGTCACCGCAACCGACGTTGAAGCATCGAACGGCCTGATCCACGTGATCGACGGCGTGCTGATGCCGCAGTAA
- a CDS encoding AbrB/MazE/SpoVT family DNA-binding domain-containing protein: MNAPLKVTKIGNSAGVILPKEILARLRVGPGDVLYVTEAPDGIRLTATDPSFAEKMALAEKIMREDRDILRELAK, translated from the coding sequence ATGAACGCACCGCTCAAAGTCACCAAGATCGGCAATTCTGCCGGGGTTATCCTGCCTAAGGAAATCCTCGCGCGCCTGCGGGTGGGCCCGGGGGACGTGCTCTACGTCACCGAAGCGCCCGATGGTATCCGGCTGACCGCCACCGATCCCTCCTTTGCCGAGAAGATGGCGCTGGCGGAAAAGATCATGCGCGAGGATCGCGACATCCTTCGCGAACTGGCGAAGTGA
- a CDS encoding HPF/RaiA family ribosome-associated protein, whose translation MQFQFNSDSSVMGTENVSERIEAMVREKIARFEDRLTRVEVHVSDVNGSKHGADDKHCVIEARPRGGKPIGVTGKADKVDDAARKAANTLTQRLERLFGKSERHKHDARPDKVM comes from the coding sequence ATGCAGTTCCAGTTCAATTCCGACAGCAGCGTCATGGGCACCGAAAACGTCTCGGAACGGATCGAGGCCATGGTGCGCGAAAAGATCGCGCGTTTCGAGGATCGTCTTACGCGGGTCGAGGTGCACGTGTCGGATGTAAACGGCTCCAAGCACGGTGCCGATGACAAGCACTGCGTGATCGAGGCACGCCCGCGCGGCGGCAAACCCATCGGCGTGACTGGCAAGGCCGACAAGGTCGACGACGCTGCACGCAAGGCCGCGAACACTCTGACCCAGCGCCTCGAACGCCTGTTCGGCAAGAGTGAGCGGCACAAACACGACGCGCGTCCCGACAAGGTGATGTAA
- a CDS encoding DUF188 domain-containing protein, with product MTITILVDADACPVKDEVYRVADRFKAQVRVVSNSPFRVPVSERVKRVVADGYTVHISGGPPPTSAEAKSKTQLAKGHLQARPSLCKEPSGPDGPRPAPEGPKYDAADDWIAEHADERSVVITADILLAERCLKAGARVLKHDGREFDAASIGNAIATRAIMEDLRAGMDGVGGGPAPFSKADRSRFLQALDRVLVGMGRG from the coding sequence ATGACGATCACCATCCTTGTCGATGCCGACGCCTGCCCGGTGAAGGACGAAGTGTACCGCGTGGCCGACAGGTTCAAGGCCCAGGTCCGCGTGGTGAGCAACTCGCCCTTCCGCGTGCCGGTGAGTGAGCGGGTGAAGCGCGTGGTCGCTGATGGTTATACCGTGCACATCTCGGGCGGCCCACCGCCCACAAGCGCGGAAGCGAAGTCGAAGACGCAGCTGGCCAAAGGCCACCTGCAAGCGCGCCCGAGCTTATGCAAGGAGCCAAGCGGGCCGGATGGCCCGCGCCCGGCGCCTGAGGGACCAAAATACGACGCGGCGGACGACTGGATCGCGGAGCATGCCGACGAGCGCAGCGTGGTGATCACCGCCGACATCCTGCTGGCCGAACGCTGCCTCAAAGCAGGCGCGCGCGTGCTGAAACACGACGGGCGAGAATTCGACGCCGCCAGCATCGGTAACGCGATTGCCACCCGTGCAATCATGGAAGACCTGCGCGCCGGGATGGACGGGGTCGGTGGTGGCCCTGCGCCGTTCAGCAAGGCGGATCGCTCGCGGTTCCTGCAGGCGCTGGATCGCGTGCTGGTGGGGATGGGGCGGGGTTAG